In Akkermansia muciniphila, the DNA window CCGCCTGCGGGGGAGCAGCCCGGTTTTGGTGAACAGGGCGTCCAGCACCAGGAGGGCGCAGGCTCCCCACAGCAGGAAGGGGCGGAGTTGAAGGCTTGTGCCGGGCCTCGGTTCCTGGAAAATGGAGGGGAGGTCCATGCGCTCCCTGCCTCCGGTGCGGTTTACCAGGTCCAGGAAGGCGTTCCTGGCCGCGGGCGGCATGGCCCATTCCGGGTCCACCTGCTGGCTGACGGGGCCGAAGGGGATGACGCTGTTCCCGATGCGGACCGCGCCCCGCGCCATGACGCCATGCGGCAGCGGAAAGCTGCACTGGAATACGCCCGGCTGCAGATGCTCCCAAATGCCGTTTTGCGTGCGGGAGCCTTCCTTTCCGGAGAATTCCATGGATACCTCCGGCATATGTTCCGCCAACCGCGGGATGTTCCCGTCACTGTAGTAAAGGCGTACCCGGAGCCTGTCCCCCGCCGCATCCGCCCGCACGGAATAGCCCTGCGGGGGATTCTGCCTGTTGAGCCACCGGGCCAGGGTCTGGATGAGGTCTCCGTAGCCGTCCCATTGCTGGATGGTTTGCCCGTATTCGCCGCCCATGGCGAACGTGACGGCGGCGGCCCGCCCCGCGCCCCGGTTCCAGAAGGAGATGAGGGGCGCCTCGTTTCCGTCTTGCGTCACGCAGGCCGCCGTAGCTCCGTCCCTTAAGTAGCACAGGTTGTAGCCGTCCACGGCAGGGGGCCACGCCGGCTGCTGCGCCGCGATCTGGAGCCAGCCTGCCGTGCCGTGCAGGGGCGTGCGTTCCCGGATGAAGGCGGCGCGCGCCACGCTGATGGTTTCCTGGGCAAAGATGTTGGGGATGTCCCCCGGGCGGTCGCAGAAGAAGATGCGGCCCTGCCCCAGCTCCGCTATTTCCTTGAGCAGTGCGGCATCTGCGCTTTTTTCCGTTCCCAGGGCAATCACGCTTACGGTGCTCCCTTCCTTGACCATCTCTTTCAGGGTTTTCCGGTAGTTGGCCGGTTCCTCGGAATCGTCGGCGTCCGCAAAAAGAATCAGGTGCCGGATTCCCGCCACGGAGCGCTGAAGTTCCTTCCAGCCCGCTTCCAGTCCCTCGCCAATGAAGATGCCTCCGCCCATGGAGGCAATCCGGGAGACGGTGGAGAGCATTTGCTTGCGGTTGGGCCCCAGCCTGGTCAGGGTGACGATGGGGTGCGGGGCGCTGTCCACGGCGTGGACGGAGATGAAGTCCTGGTCGGAAAGCAGGGAAATAGTCTGGCAGGCTCCGGCGTTGGCCAGGTCCATTTTCGTTTTCCCTCCGGAGACGGAACAGGCCATGGAGCCGGAACGGTCCAGAACGATGCTCATGGCCGTAATGAGTTTCATCTTGTCCTTTTTCATTTCCATGGAGACGGGCAGCAGTTCGTCAAGGGGGGAGGAGAAGTAACCCCCGGAACCGAAGCTTTGCCTGCCTCCGCACATGAGCAGGCCGCCGCCCTGCTCCCGTACGTAGTAGTCCAGGGCATGCAGAAAATCCGCAGGTATGGCGGAGGCGGAGAGGTTGTTGATGATGACCAGTCCCGCGCCGGAGAGGTGGCGCGCGTCCAGCTGGCGCAGGTTGGCGGGGCGCTGGACGCGGAAGCCCTGCGCTTCCAGGTAGGGGGCCAGGGGGTCGCGGTCATAGCCGGAGACCAGCAGGATGTTGTTTCCTCCCGTCACTTCAATGAAGTTGACGGCGCGGTTGTTTTCAGGGATGGGGTCGTTCTGCGGGGTAATGGTCATTTCATACGCGGAGCAGCCGGGAGTGGTGAGCCGGTCTGTCAGCCTCACCGTAGCCTTGCCGTTAACCAGGGTGGCTTCCCCTTTCAGCGGAGGGCCTCCGTTTTTGCTGATTTGCCACGGAACCGTGACGGAGGGGCCGGGAGGTCCCGCCAGGGCGGCTTCCAGAATAAAGGCTTCCCCCGGCCGGATGCGGACCGGGGTCTTGATCTGTTCTATGCGGACGTCCGCTTCCCGGCGGGTGACGGCCAGCCGGTAGTCCACCGGAATGCGGGAATGGATGAGCTGTTCCGCCGCATGGTCCAGGGGCGTGGTGGGCCAGCCGTCCGTCAGCATCAGGATGCGGTTCACCCGGTCCGGCTGCATCTGGGCCATCGTGTAGGCCAGGGCCTGTTCCATGTCCGTTCCTGCGGTTCCTCCGGCAAAGACGGGGTCTCCATGTCCCTGAAGCACGGCGGATTGCGCGAAGTCCACCAGGCGGATGCTGTCTCCGGAATGCTTGTGCCGTTCCAGAATGGCCTGGATTTCCTCCGCTCCGGCGGCCGGAATTCCTGCGGCGGAGTTGGATTTGTCCACCAGCACCCACAGGTCCATGCCACTGCCGCCCTTATTGAAGACGGGCTGCGCCAGGGCTAGCAGGAGGCAGGCCAAGAGCAGGAGCCGCAGAGGGGAGCCCAGGCGCAGGCGCTTGTATTTCCAGCCGGCCGCCAGC includes these proteins:
- a CDS encoding VWA domain-containing protein, producing the protein MIQFNSPEWFFLVPLLLAAGWKYKRLRLGSPLRLLLLACLLLALAQPVFNKGGSGMDLWVLVDKSNSAAGIPAAGAEEIQAILERHKHSGDSIRLVDFAQSAVLQGHGDPVFAGGTAGTDMEQALAYTMAQMQPDRVNRILMLTDGWPTTPLDHAAEQLIHSRIPVDYRLAVTRREADVRIEQIKTPVRIRPGEAFILEAALAGPPGPSVTVPWQISKNGGPPLKGEATLVNGKATVRLTDRLTTPGCSAYEMTITPQNDPIPENNRAVNFIEVTGGNNILLVSGYDRDPLAPYLEAQGFRVQRPANLRQLDARHLSGAGLVIINNLSASAIPADFLHALDYYVREQGGGLLMCGGRQSFGSGGYFSSPLDELLPVSMEMKKDKMKLITAMSIVLDRSGSMACSVSGGKTKMDLANAGACQTISLLSDQDFISVHAVDSAPHPIVTLTRLGPNRKQMLSTVSRIASMGGGIFIGEGLEAGWKELQRSVAGIRHLILFADADDSEEPANYRKTLKEMVKEGSTVSVIALGTEKSADAALLKEIAELGQGRIFFCDRPGDIPNIFAQETISVARAAFIRERTPLHGTAGWLQIAAQQPAWPPAVDGYNLCYLRDGATAACVTQDGNEAPLISFWNRGAGRAAAVTFAMGGEYGQTIQQWDGYGDLIQTLARWLNRQNPPQGYSVRADAAGDRLRVRLYYSDGNIPRLAEHMPEVSMEFSGKEGSRTQNGIWEHLQPGVFQCSFPLPHGVMARGAVRIGNSVIPFGPVSQQVDPEWAMPPAARNAFLDLVNRTGGRERMDLPSIFQEPRPGTSLQLRPFLLWGACALLVLDALFTKTGLLPRRRLPQNLPPTSPTGEK